From one Pseudactinotalea sp. HY158 genomic stretch:
- a CDS encoding siderophore-interacting protein, producing MLTSTVAKDTRPGYRPYAVRVARIRRITPSFVRVTFAGDELDSFGTDRLDQRVKIVLPHPGDNPGGHPAGHVADFGWNDPATIAAGDWYKRWRELPDADRNPFRTYTVRAVRPGEVDVDMVTHPDGGPASRWLEQAVPGDALVLVGPDARSRDSGIGIDFHPGTAEKILLVGDETAAPAICSILEHLGPEREAHVFLEVPASEDVLPIVTAARTQVTWLPRNGAGHGTLLEPAVTAWVSAHPHVYLAALSTSEQRLEEVDVDRDLLWDSFGDLYCVRGGEFYAWLAGEAGVIKRLRRLLVTTTGITRTRVSFMGYWRLGRAEAQ from the coding sequence GTGCTCACGTCGACCGTAGCCAAGGACACCCGCCCCGGATACCGCCCGTACGCGGTGCGCGTGGCGCGGATTCGCAGGATCACCCCGAGTTTCGTGCGCGTCACATTCGCCGGGGACGAGCTCGACTCCTTCGGGACCGACCGCCTCGATCAGCGCGTGAAGATCGTGCTTCCCCACCCGGGCGACAATCCCGGCGGGCACCCGGCCGGCCACGTCGCCGACTTCGGCTGGAACGACCCGGCCACGATCGCGGCCGGCGACTGGTACAAGCGGTGGCGTGAGCTGCCCGACGCCGACCGCAACCCGTTCCGCACCTACACCGTGCGGGCCGTGCGCCCCGGCGAGGTCGACGTCGACATGGTCACCCACCCCGACGGCGGCCCCGCCTCCCGCTGGCTCGAGCAGGCGGTCCCGGGCGATGCGCTCGTGCTCGTCGGCCCGGACGCCCGTTCCCGGGACTCGGGGATCGGCATCGACTTCCATCCCGGCACCGCCGAGAAGATCCTCCTCGTGGGCGACGAGACCGCGGCCCCGGCGATCTGCTCGATCCTCGAGCACCTCGGGCCCGAGCGCGAGGCGCACGTGTTCCTCGAGGTGCCCGCGAGCGAGGATGTGCTGCCGATCGTCACGGCGGCGCGCACGCAGGTGACGTGGCTGCCGCGCAACGGCGCCGGCCACGGAACCCTCCTCGAGCCGGCCGTGACCGCCTGGGTCTCGGCCCACCCCCACGTCTACCTCGCGGCCCTGTCGACCTCCGAGCAGCGACTCGAGGAGGTCGACGTCGATCGCGACCTGCTATGGGACTCCTTCGGCGACCTGTACTGCGTGCGAGGCGGTGAGTTCTACGCGTGGCTGGCCGGCGAGGCGGGCGTGATCAAGCGCCTGCGCCGCCTCCTCGTGACCACCACGGGCATCACCCGCACCCGGGTCTCCTTCATGGGCTACTGGCGCCTGGGCAGGGCCGAGGCCCAGTGA
- a CDS encoding type II toxin-antitoxin system RelE/ParE family toxin encodes MTWEVELSPEAARWLRKADPQTARRVRAALRAITTLESPRDRGAPLTGGLAGLWRYRVGDYRIICDLRDERLVVLVIEIGHRSGVYE; translated from the coding sequence GTGACCTGGGAAGTCGAACTGTCGCCCGAGGCGGCACGCTGGCTGCGGAAGGCTGATCCGCAGACCGCCCGGCGTGTTCGTGCCGCGCTTCGCGCGATCACGACACTCGAGAGCCCGCGGGACCGAGGTGCGCCGCTCACCGGAGGTCTGGCCGGCCTGTGGCGGTATCGCGTCGGCGACTACAGGATCATCTGCGACCTGCGCGATGAACGGTTGGTCGTGCTCGTGATCGAGATCGGCCACCGCAGCGGCGTCTACGAATGA
- a CDS encoding ribbon-helix-helix protein, CopG family, protein MNSTTPLGRPISVRLPEGLRARVEALAAATRRSQGDVVREVLERDLAQLEWEQRIVERAADLRSGRQQAVPLAVVERELGLGDDPVDPSLVDEIE, encoded by the coding sequence ATGAACTCGACGACGCCGCTGGGGCGGCCCATCTCGGTGCGACTTCCCGAAGGCCTGCGCGCGCGCGTCGAGGCGCTCGCCGCGGCGACGCGACGAAGCCAGGGGGATGTTGTGCGCGAGGTGCTGGAGCGTGACCTGGCACAGTTGGAGTGGGAGCAGCGGATCGTCGAGCGCGCCGCGGACCTTCGCTCCGGGCGGCAGCAGGCAGTGCCGCTCGCCGTGGTCGAGCGCGAGTTGGGGCTCGGTGACGATCCGGTCGATCCGAGTCTCGTGGATGAGATCGAGTGA
- a CDS encoding GntR family transcriptional regulator has product MLITVDPTSPQPLFEQIAASIRLAILTGQRGAGDRLPATRDLAQSLDLNVNTVLHAYRELVAEGLIELRRGRGATVTTRAAADFATLHRHIAAVRAEAARLGLAPATLAALLTTKEPA; this is encoded by the coding sequence GTGCTCATCACGGTGGACCCGACCAGCCCGCAGCCGCTCTTCGAGCAGATCGCGGCGTCGATCCGGCTCGCGATCCTCACCGGACAGCGGGGCGCCGGCGACCGGCTTCCGGCCACGCGCGACCTCGCACAGTCCCTCGATCTCAACGTGAACACGGTGCTGCACGCCTACCGCGAGCTCGTGGCCGAGGGGCTGATCGAGCTCCGCCGGGGCCGCGGGGCGACCGTGACCACCCGGGCCGCCGCCGACTTCGCCACCCTCCACCGACACATCGCCGCCGTCCGCGCCGAGGCCGCCCGCCTGGGCCTGGCGCCCGCGACCCTCGCCGCACTGCTCACCACGAAGGAGCCCGCATGA
- a CDS encoding DUF1648 domain-containing protein yields MSPHDRGTTPSATTPPRPPLPHRGRAIALGIALPLVLIAASYALVLAWLPDLPDTVALHWGPNGVDRVGSLAELMTLNSVLIGVGVVVMFPLVLLFGRSALTRRMIVGLSAGMLTMFCGLFLVQVAGQRGLTDPYAATTAGGAIALSIGVALALGIVAAALAGADPARPATAPVPAGAARIELTDDARAAWSGQATMRRPGLLAMMGLIPMAVGLAVGVSTSNWWLLLPMAGVAALLLGFLSFTVQVDSAGIVARSSIGLRVLHVPADEVLAASVTQVRPFAEFGGWGIRTNVHGTTGLVTRKGEAIRIERTGGRSAVLTVDDAATAAALLNTVAARARR; encoded by the coding sequence ATGAGTCCCCACGACCGCGGAACCACCCCCAGCGCCACGACCCCGCCCCGCCCCCCGCTGCCCCACCGCGGCCGGGCGATCGCGCTCGGGATCGCACTGCCGCTCGTGCTCATCGCCGCGAGCTACGCCCTCGTGCTCGCCTGGCTGCCCGACCTGCCGGACACCGTGGCCCTGCACTGGGGCCCGAACGGCGTGGACCGCGTGGGCAGCCTCGCGGAGCTCATGACCCTCAACTCCGTGCTCATCGGGGTCGGCGTCGTGGTGATGTTCCCGCTCGTGCTCCTGTTCGGCCGCTCCGCGCTGACCCGGCGCATGATCGTGGGGTTGTCGGCGGGCATGCTCACGATGTTCTGTGGACTGTTCCTCGTGCAGGTCGCCGGCCAGCGCGGGCTCACCGACCCCTATGCCGCCACCACTGCCGGCGGCGCCATCGCCCTGAGCATCGGCGTGGCGCTCGCCCTGGGAATCGTCGCAGCCGCGCTGGCCGGCGCCGATCCCGCCCGTCCCGCGACCGCTCCCGTGCCCGCCGGCGCCGCCCGTATCGAGCTTACGGACGACGCTCGCGCGGCCTGGTCGGGTCAGGCCACCATGCGCCGGCCCGGGCTGCTCGCCATGATGGGCCTGATCCCGATGGCCGTGGGGCTCGCGGTCGGGGTGAGTACGAGCAACTGGTGGCTGCTGCTGCCGATGGCGGGCGTTGCCGCATTGCTGCTCGGCTTCCTCAGCTTCACGGTGCAGGTGGATTCGGCCGGGATCGTCGCCCGGAGCAGCATCGGACTGCGGGTGCTGCATGTGCCGGCGGATGAGGTGCTGGCCGCGTCGGTGACCCAGGTCAGGCCGTTCGCCGAGTTCGGCGGCTGGGGCATCCGCACCAACGTCCACGGCACCACCGGCCTCGTCACCCGCAAGGGCGAAGCGATACGGATCGAACGTACGGGAGGGCGCTCCGCCGTCCTCACGGTCGACGACGCGGCCACCGCCGCGGCGCTGCTCAACACGGTCGCCGCCCGCGCGCGCCGATGA
- the cysK gene encoding cysteine synthase A has product MSRIYENATDLVGNTPLVRLNQVTEGLGATVLAKLEFYNPANSVKDRIGVAMIDAAEAAGALKPGGTIVEATSGNTGIALAFVGAARGYNVVLAMPESASNERKVLLRALGAELVLTAPSEGMKGAVSTAERIATEREGAILARQFENEANPEIHRRTTAEEIWTDTDGEVDIVVAGIGTGGTITGVGQVLKERKPEVQIIAVEPAESPILNGGEPGPHKIQGLGANFVPKVLDTTIYDEVIDIDAEASLERAREVARREGLLVGISSGAAIEAALQVAARPENAGKQIVVVVPDFGERYLSTPLYAHLQ; this is encoded by the coding sequence ATGTCCCGCATCTACGAGAACGCCACCGACCTGGTGGGCAACACCCCGCTCGTCCGGCTCAACCAGGTCACCGAGGGGCTCGGAGCGACCGTGCTCGCGAAGCTCGAGTTCTACAACCCGGCCAACTCGGTCAAGGACCGCATCGGCGTGGCCATGATCGACGCCGCCGAGGCCGCCGGCGCGCTGAAGCCGGGCGGCACGATCGTGGAGGCGACGTCCGGGAACACCGGGATCGCGCTCGCGTTCGTCGGGGCCGCCCGCGGCTACAACGTCGTGCTCGCGATGCCCGAGTCGGCGTCGAACGAGCGCAAGGTGCTGCTGCGCGCCCTCGGGGCCGAGCTCGTGCTCACGGCGCCGTCCGAGGGTATGAAGGGCGCCGTGTCCACGGCCGAGAGGATCGCGACGGAGCGGGAGGGGGCGATCCTCGCGCGCCAGTTCGAGAACGAGGCGAACCCGGAGATCCACCGCCGCACGACGGCCGAGGAGATCTGGACCGACACCGACGGCGAGGTCGACATCGTCGTGGCCGGAATCGGCACCGGCGGCACCATCACCGGGGTGGGCCAGGTACTCAAGGAGCGCAAGCCCGAGGTGCAGATCATCGCCGTGGAGCCGGCCGAGTCGCCGATCCTCAACGGCGGCGAGCCCGGGCCGCACAAGATCCAGGGACTCGGGGCGAACTTCGTTCCGAAGGTGCTCGACACGACGATCTACGACGAGGTGATCGACATCGACGCCGAGGCCTCGCTCGAGCGGGCCCGCGAGGTCGCGCGCCGCGAGGGACTCCTCGTGGGCATCTCCTCGGGCGCCGCGATCGAGGCGGCCCTGCAGGTCGCCGCCCGCCCGGAGAACGCCGGCAAGCAGATCGTGGTCGTCGTACCCGACTTCGGCGAGCGCTACCTCTCGACCCCGCTCTACGCGCACCTGCAGTGA
- the epsC gene encoding serine O-acetyltransferase EpsC, with amino-acid sequence MSATSHLSLRSLISEDLATAKRRDPAARSSFEIALLYPGVHALWLHRLSHRMWVTSHLLRFPARMLSELARTFTGVEIHPGAVLGRRFFVDHGMGVVIGETAEVGDDVLMFHTSTLGGRSMSKGKRHPTVGDRVVIGSGAKVLGPISIGDDVKIGANAVVVKDVEPGAVVVGVPGHVRPNPRPDDEYPIDPAIYI; translated from the coding sequence GTGAGTGCTACCAGTCATCTCTCGCTGCGGTCGCTGATCTCCGAGGATCTCGCGACCGCGAAGCGCCGCGACCCGGCCGCCCGATCCTCCTTCGAGATCGCGCTGCTCTATCCGGGCGTACACGCGCTGTGGCTCCACCGGCTCTCCCACCGCATGTGGGTCACCTCCCACCTGCTCCGGTTCCCGGCCCGGATGCTGTCGGAGCTGGCGCGCACGTTCACCGGCGTGGAGATCCACCCCGGCGCGGTGCTGGGGCGGCGGTTCTTCGTCGATCACGGCATGGGGGTCGTGATCGGGGAGACCGCCGAGGTCGGCGACGACGTGCTCATGTTCCACACCTCGACCCTCGGCGGGCGCTCGATGTCGAAGGGGAAACGGCATCCCACGGTCGGCGACCGGGTGGTCATCGGCTCGGGGGCGAAGGTCCTCGGTCCGATCAGCATCGGCGACGACGTGAAGATCGGCGCGAACGCCGTGGTGGTCAAGGACGTCGAGCCCGGCGCCGTCGTCGTGGGCGTGCCCGGGCACGTGCGCCCCAACCCCCGTCCCGACGACGAGTACCCGATCGACCCGGCCATCTACATCTGA
- a CDS encoding MGMT family protein, producing MSAVPDDYAEFVLDLVSRIPVGRVSTYGVLAEIARAETGRGSARTVGRVLSLYGGGVPWWRVCAAGGRLVVHKSERQAEHLRAEGVVLSRAGRVPMGEVGWPD from the coding sequence GTGAGTGCCGTACCCGATGATTACGCCGAGTTCGTGCTCGATCTTGTGAGCCGGATCCCAGTCGGGCGCGTGAGCACGTATGGGGTGCTCGCCGAGATCGCGCGGGCGGAGACGGGCAGGGGGAGCGCCCGCACGGTGGGCCGGGTGCTCTCGCTCTACGGCGGGGGAGTGCCGTGGTGGCGGGTGTGCGCCGCGGGCGGCAGGCTCGTGGTGCACAAGAGCGAGCGCCAGGCCGAGCACCTGCGCGCCGAGGGGGTCGTGCTCAGCCGGGCCGGGCGGGTGCCGATGGGCGAGGTCGGCTGGCCGGACTGA